One segment of Deltaproteobacteria bacterium DNA contains the following:
- a CDS encoding electron transfer flavoprotein subunit beta/FixA family protein, whose amino-acid sequence DGEQQIRTALAMGADRAVLVEAGSGLDSLAVAKVLAKVVGEEKPELVLMGKQSVDDDNNQMGQILSALLSWPQATFASKVEFSGDGKKANVTREVDGGLETIEVALPAVVTTDLRLNEPRYASLPGIMKAKKKEVKVVPVASLGVDTAPRVKVLSYAAPKQRAGGGRVADVAELVAKLKNEAKVI is encoded by the coding sequence AGGACGGCGAGCAGCAGATCCGGACGGCGCTGGCGATGGGAGCGGACCGCGCGGTTCTGGTGGAGGCGGGGAGCGGCCTGGATTCGCTGGCGGTGGCGAAAGTGCTGGCGAAGGTGGTGGGGGAGGAGAAGCCGGAGCTGGTGCTGATGGGGAAGCAGTCGGTGGACGACGACAACAACCAGATGGGGCAGATCCTGTCGGCTTTGCTTTCATGGCCGCAGGCGACGTTCGCGTCGAAGGTGGAGTTTTCCGGGGACGGGAAGAAGGCGAACGTGACGCGGGAAGTGGACGGCGGGCTGGAGACGATCGAGGTCGCGCTGCCCGCGGTGGTGACGACGGACCTTCGCCTGAACGAGCCGCGGTACGCGTCGCTCCCCGGGATCATGAAGGCGAAGAAGAAGGAAGTGAAGGTGGTCCCGGTGGCGTCGCTGGGGGTGGACACGGCCCCCCGGGTGAAGGTGCTGTCGTACGCGGCGCCGAAGCAGCGGGCGGGCGGCGGCCGGGTGGCGGATGTCGCGGAGCTGGTGGCGAAGCTGAAAAACGAAGCGAAAGTCATATAA